TGATTAAGGCTGGTTGTCCTAATTTTAGCTCTATTAAACTCATATATTCCTCCTAATTTAAAGTTTATGTAAAAAATATAAGAATATGAACAATAAAATATTATTGGTCATGAAAATTATTCTCAACCGTATAATAGCATAATTGAATATTTTTCTCAATTATATTATATGTAGGACAAATATAATTTGCAATGTCACAATAGAATAATTAAAAAATAAAGGTGTTGACAATATTAAATCATCAAAATATAATGTATATAACATAATTAAATATTGACTTATCAAGAGAGGCGGAGGGAATGGCCCGATGAAGCCCAGCAACCTGAGAAATTAAGGTGCTAAATCCATCAGTATTAAGCTGAAAGATGAGGAAGATCGTATAAAAACTCGAGTTTTCCTCGAGTTTTATTTATTTCTATGAAGATTGCTAATTTAGTTAAATGATGATGAATAGAAAACCTAGTATAGTAATAGGAATTATGTATAAGGTATTTGGAGGAAATATTATGATTGAAATAAAAAACTTAACTAAAAGTTTTGGCGATGTATCAGTTTTAAAAGACATTAATCTAACTATAAATAAAGGTGAAATATATGGATTAGTTGGACAAAGTGGGGCAGGAAAATCAACATTATTAAGATGTATAAATAGACTGGAGACTTATAATGATGGATCGTTAAAGGTTGAAGGAAAAGAAGTTAAAGAGTTTTCAGAGAAAGAGATAAGAAATTTTAGAAAAAATCTAGGAATGATATTTCAACATTTTTCATTATTAGAGAGAAAGACAGTATATGAAAATGTTGCACTTCCTATGGAATGTTGGGGATATCCTAAAGGTAAGATAGAGGCTAGAGTAAATGAATTATTGAAAATAGTAAATTTAAAAGAAAAAAAGAAATCAAAACCAAGAGAACTAAGTGGAGGGCAAAAGCAAAGAGTAGCAATAGCTAGAGCATTAGCATTAGAACCGAATGTATTACTTTGTGATGAAGCTACATCAGCTCTAGATCCTAGAACGACAAAATCTATATTAAAGTTATTAAGAGAAATAAATGAGAAATTAGGTATAACTATAGTAGTTGTTACTCATCAAATGGAAGTTGTAAGAGAAGTTTGTAACAAGGTGGCTATTCTAGAAAAAGGTGAAATTGCAGCTGAAGGATATGTTGAGGAATTATTTTTACATCAGCCTAAAGCTTTAAAGAGTTTACTAGGAGAAGCAGAAGATGAGTTATTACCTGAAGAAGGAACTAATATAAGGATAGTATTTCCAAAAGAGAGTTCTGAAGGATCAGTAATAACATCAATGGCAAGAGAGTTAGATATAGATTTTTCTATAGTTGGAGGTAAACTAGAGAAATTTAGAGATGATGTATTAGGAGCATTGATTATTAATATTGATAAAGACAATATTAATAGAGTTAAAAACTATTTAGATAGTAAGAAGGTAGTATGGGAGGTAATAACTAATGACAGATAATTTTCCGTTATTTTTACAGCAAATATTGTTACCAGCATTAAAAGATACATTATATATGGTTATAACATCAACAATATTAGCATCAATAATAGGATTTGTTCTTGCAATAATATTATTTGTTACTGATAAGGATGGATTAAGACCTAATAGGTATATATATAAAATTTTAGATATAGTAATTAATATTTTAAGAAGTTTTCCTTTTATTATATTAATAGTAGCAATAATACCTTTTACTAGATTTATTGTTGGGAGAAGTATTGGAGAAACGGCAGCTATTGTCCCACTTACTATAGCATCAGCACCGTTTATTGCAAGAATAATTGAATCAGCACTTAAGGAAGTTGATAAAGGACTTATAGAAGCAGCTAAATCTTTTGGTGCATCTAATATGCAAATTATATTTAAGGTAGTTGTAAAAGAGGCTATGCCATCAATAATATCTGGAATAACACTTTCAATAATATCAATAATTGGATATTCAGCTATGGCTGGTGCAGTTGGGGCAAATGGTTTAGGTAAAGTTGCTATAACATATGGATATACTAGATTTGATAACAAAGTAATGTTCTATACCGTTGTAGTATTAATAATAGTTGTTCAATTAATACAAACTGTGGGGAATGTTTTATATAAAAAATTAAAATAATATTATTGTGAGGAAAAGGAGAGATTGAATTATGAAATTAAAAAAGCTAATAGCATTATCATTAACAGCAATAGTTGCATTATCATTAACAGCTTGTGGAAGTGAAGAAAAAGCTGCAGATGATGGAAATAAGACTAAAATTGTTGTGGGGGCGTCACCAGTACCTCATGCAGAAATTTTAGAAGAAGCAAAGTCAATTTTAAAAGAAAAGGGATATGAGTTAGAAATAAAAACTTTTGATGACTATGTACTTCCTAATACAGCAACAGAAGAAGGAAGTCTAGATGCAAACTTCTTTCAACATACACCATACTTAGAAACTTTTAATGAGGAACAAAAAACACATTTAATAGCAGGTGCTAAAATACACATCGAACCAATGGGAGCATATTCAAGTAAAATAAAAGATGTGTCAGAACTTAAAGATGGAGCTACTATATCTATACCTAATGACGGATCTAATGGAGGAAGAGCACTAAAACTATTAGAATCAAAAGGGCTCATTGAACTTAAAGATACAGAGATTCCTTCTGTATTAGATATAACAGAAAATCCTAAAAATTTAAAAATTGTTGAAATGCAAGCTGAACAATTACCGGTTTCACTACAAGATGTAGATTTATCAATTATAAATACTAATTTTGCAATACAAGCAAATTTAAATCCACTAAAAGATGCTTTATTTATTGAAGGAAATGATTCACCATATGCTAATATATTAGTTACAAAAGAAGGAAACGAAAATACTGAATGGTTTAAGGCATTAGAAGAAGCATTAACTTCAGATAAAATTAAGAGTTTTATTGAAGAAAAGTACAATGGAAGTATTGTACCAGCATTTTAAATAATAAATTTTAGTAAAAAGCTATCACATAGGAGCTGTCGCAAGAACGATTAAATTTCGTAAGCGGCAGCTTTTTTTATCAGTGCACAATGATTGAGAATTGTGAAATGTGAATTGAGAATTAGCATTTAGTATTTAGTAGTATTTAATTTTTGCTAATATGGATATATAATATAATGTATGAATAAAAACCATGAGAAGGTGAATTAATGCTAATAAGAGAGACGGTAATTCCTATTGATGAGATAAATGAAGAGTTATTATTAGAAGTTAATGGAGAAAAGAAGTTATATAAAAAATCTATATATTTAGATTTAGAACATTATGTATATAAAGTACCTATATGCGTTGGAGTTTTTGGAATTGGGTATTTAGATGAAGAGAATAATGAATTTAGAGTAGTACAGTATATGCTTGAAAATAGACAAGATGTAAGAGTGGTATTACATAAAGGAAAAGAGTTATTAGAAAAGTTAAAAAAAGAATTTGGAAAAAAATATATTACAACTTTTTCTGGCAATAATGATTTTACAGTAATTAGATATTTGTTTAAAAAGTATAAAATAGATATGGATGTTAACAAAGAGTTCGCATCTATAGATATTCAAGAAGAATATAAAAAGGCTAAGAATGAAATTATTGGACTTAAAAATTTAGAAAAAATTTTTAATATAGATAGAGATAGTGAAGTCATTTCTGGGAATACTTTGGCAAAGACTATAGGTAAGATGTTTCATGATGAAGAGTATTGTTATAGAATACCAAAGGAGAAAATAGATAAAATTTTAATTTATAATGAAAAAGATGTTTATAACCTATTTTTGATAAATACTTTATGGAATAAATTCATAGATAAATAGTAATAATATGTATTTAGTTGGTGGTTAGTTGTAGTTTTAAAAAGCTTAACTATCAACTAAATGGTATTAATAACGCTAAATTTTTCAGAATATTTCCAAATATCATTGACATAAAAAAATGTAAAACATATAATTATAGTATAGAGATATAAAAATTAATATAGGAGGTGTAGTTATGATATTTGCAGTTTTAGTGACATTATATTTAGCTATAATGTTAGTTTCATTATATATGTTTATCGTGAAAACGATTAGAGTGTCTAAATATGGAAAAGGCGTTTTTAAATTAAATTCAAAAAAATGTAAAAAGGATATAAAAGCTAGAAAAGAGTTTATAGTTCCTGTAGCTCCTTTTGCAGATGGAGACAAAGTATATCTTCCTTTAACAGCTGTAGCAAGATTAATCGGAATTAAAAATATAACAGAGAGCGAAGATTATAAGTTGATAATTAAGTTTTCAGGAAAAAATATCAAAGTAGATAATGATAATATCGTAACTCTCTCAAACGGATATAACAATAAGAAAAAATTCTCTGATGTTCAAGTGAAGAACGATCATGTTATGATAGAAAGTAGAATTTTAAGAGATTTATTTGGAGTATATGTAGAGATAGTTGACGATAACGTAATTTTAAGATAATTAAGAGTCCAGTAATGGACTTTTTTTTTATGTCTTCTCATATGTATATAAAGAGGAGGAGATAATATGTTTTTTGAACAATCATTTATAGGAATACTGATATGTATATTTATCATGATATTGGCTATAACATATATAACTATGGCTATTTTAGTGAGGAAAGTATATTTTAAAGCAGTAGAGGATATTAACATTAGAAAGTTAAAAAAGGAAGAAGGAAATTCTATATTGGTAAAGGAAACTATAGATACCTTCAATGAATATCTGAAAAATGGAATAAAAAATATAAACACTGAAGCTTTAATTGATGAAAAAATTCCTACTAGAATTTGTACTATGGAAAATTATATGAAATATATTATATCTACAGTAATAGTTTTAGGATTATTAGGTACATTTATAGGGTTAACGGGTTCAATAGGTTCAATACATACGGTAATAGACAAAATCATAGTTGAGGGAGGAAATATAGATGAATTTCTTAATGGAATTTCAATACCACTAAGTTCAATGTCAACAGCTTTTTTTACTTCAATAACAGGTATATTATCATCTATATTATTAAGAGCAATAGCAATAGCTACATATGTACCATATAGAGAAAAATATTATAGTCTTATGGAGAATTATTTAGATAACATACTATTAGCTGAAAGAGATTCAGATTTTGAAAGATTGCTGTTAAATTTAACTAAAAATATGAATACTGCTATGAGAAATATGTGTGATAATATAAGCGGAACTTTTGAGAGAGAAATTCAATCTTTGTCTAGGCCAATCAATGACTTTAAAAGATCTGTTGACTCTTTGAGAAGGGTTAGTGAAAGAAATGAAGAAGCCACAAAAGAATTAAGTTCTAATATAGATAAATATTCTACAGCTATAGAAGGCCAACGATTAAATAAGTTTATGGATGATATGTATAGGTTGGTGGGGGATATAGATGAGAAAAATAAAAGATAATAAAGATATTGAGTTTAATTATTGGCCATCTTTTGTAGATGTTATGAGTACTATAGCGTTAGTATGTATATTTATGATGATAATTTTTACTACATTAATTTATGGAAAATATAGCAATTTGAAAAATACATATAATAAGTTTGATGATATAGGAAAAAATAGAGCCCTACTATATGAAAAAGTAGAACAAGAATTAAAACCTCAATTAGGAGAATATATAGTTTTTGACAAGAGCACTGGAGTAATAGAAATTAATACAGAGATACTTTTTGATGTAGACTCTTATGAACTTACTGATAAAGGAAAAGAATTATCAAGATTATTAGGAGATGTATTAATAAAATTTTTATCTAATGATCAATATAGAGATAAGATAGAATCTATTGAAGTAATTGGACATACTGATAATACATATACAGGGGAATATAATAGATTTTTATCTACAGATAGAGCAGGGGCATTTGTAAATGAAATGTTATCTGGCCAAGATGAAGATACTTATGGAAAGTTTTTCAAAGCCTCCGGTATGAGTAAGTTTTCACCTAAAGCCGGTACTGTAGAGAATCAAACGGTAGAAGAAGAAAATCTTAATAGAAGAATAGAGGTATGTATAAATTTCAATGATAAAGACATAGAAGAATCAATAAAAACGTTTTTTAGTAAAGAAGATAAATAATAAAAATACTACATAGTGAATTATATAAATTTATATTTATTAGTGCACAAGGCACAAGTAAGGTGAAAATTCCTATTTGAGAGGAATTTTATTATAGTCCTGCGGACAGCAAAGTGTTTTCATATTTACTATAAATCCATATATTCACCAAGCTATATGAAGGTGCAACCTTCATTAGCCCCCTGTAATAACTTTTATATTAGCTGTGATATAAGCAAGAGAATAGCCTAACTTATAATATTCAACTAAACACTTAAAATTTCAGAAATTCCCCAGGAATTTCATCCATACCTGTGCCTTGTGCCCTGATACTTGTGCCCTGCACTATACCTTTCATTTGCTCTATTTTGCTGAAAAAGCTGCTACACTCATTTGTGCAACAGCCTTTTTATTATCTTTTAAATTTAGTTTGTTTATTTATAATATATTTTGATTTATTACGGTTCCTTTTTTTATTCTTAAATAAGTATACGATACTTATAATTGATATTATTACTACAATAGTTAAAATTACTATACTCCATTTTATTATTCTAAACCAACTGTAGTAGGATTCATTTTCAGTTAGAATAGTATCTCTATAAACTGATGAATATACAGGAATTTCTATAGAGTTTTCTTTTTCATTAATGATGATTGATCCAATAGGGTCTGTATTATTTTTTCTAAAAACATCAGCATCTATGCTATATTTAACAGTAGTATTTTTTGTATTAAAGTCATTGTTATATATTTCAACATTATCCTTTATATAAAGATCCACATTTTTTGTTTTCTCAGGACCAAAAGTTTTAAAAACTTTGTACTTTACATCTATTGAACCTACTGATGCATCAGTAGTAAATTCAACAGAATCACTACTATTGAATTTATTGCCAGAATATATAGACTTTTTAGCTTCATAAGAGTAATCTATTATTGATTTCATATCGGTAAAAGATGCTTCACTAGAAGGTGCAAAAAGAACAACTCCCAGCATCTTTCGTCCATTTCTTTCAAATAATGATGTTAAGCATCTACCAGCTTTATCAGTGAAGCCTGTTTTACTTGCAATGCATGTACTATCTGTAAGATCAGGATAATCTCCATTTATAAATCTATTAGTATTTCTTAAACGAACTTCTCCATTTCCAAAGTCATGTACATAAGATGGAATTTTAGATGCAGCTAAGATTTCAGGAACTTTGTAAGCTTCTCTAGCTAGTAAAGATATATCATAAGCTGTAGTTTGATGATCTGAAGTATTAGTATCTAAACCACTAGCTGTTACAAAGTGAGTGTTCTTCATATTAAGTTCTTTAGCTTTTTTATTCATCATTTCTATAAATTGTGAAGTATCGCCATTACTTACAGTAGGTATATTAGTAGCGATAGTTTCAGCTATATCATTAGTTGAAGCAATTAGTATACAATTTAATGCTTCTTCAGCTGTTAACTTTTGTCCAATTGTTAAATGAGTGTACTCATACAAAGCAGAAGGTTCTTGCTCTAATGTATAAGGTTCTATTTCTATAGTATCAGTTGGACTTGTATTCTCTGTTAAAATTAAAGCTGTCATAAGTTTTGTTATAGATGCAGGAAAAGCTTTTTCTTCAGCATTTTTAGAATAAATTACATCTCCAGTATCTACATCTACTGTGATGGCATATTTACTTTCTATTTCAGGATATTTTATAGTATTAGCTTTAGCCTGTATAGGATTTAATATAGTAGCAGATACTAAGATAACAGATAATAATATACTTTTTATTTTCATAATTGTAATCACCTTTTTAATATTAATCGCTATTATAGAGTATAACATTTACAAAGAATATACTCAAATATTTGTTATATAGTTATAAATGTTTTGAATTTTCCGAAAAATCTTTAAATTCACATAATTATCTGATAAAATATTAATAGAGTTTTGTTGGGAGGTTAATGATATGGAAAGAACGTTAGCATTAGTTAAACCAGATGGGGTAGAAAGATGTTTGATAGGAGAAGTAATTGCTCACTATGAAAGAAAGGGGCTTCATATAGCAGATATTAAGATGGTTGTTCCTAGTAGACAATTGGTGGAAGAGCATTATAAAGAACATAAAGGAAAAGATTTTTTTGATGAGTTAGTAGATTATTTAACCGGGAGAAGTGTAGTAGCAATGATTGTAGAAGGAACTAACGCTGTAAGTGTAGTAAGAAAAGTTAATGGTAATAAAAATCCATTAGAAGCGGAGTTGGGCAGTATAAGAGGAAAGTATGCTTTTGAAACTACTAAAAACTTAGTTCATGCATCTGATTGTATTGAAACAGCTCAAAGAGAGATAAATTTATGGTTTCAATAAAATAATAG
Above is a genomic segment from Clostridium bornimense containing:
- a CDS encoding methionine ABC transporter ATP-binding protein; the protein is MIEIKNLTKSFGDVSVLKDINLTINKGEIYGLVGQSGAGKSTLLRCINRLETYNDGSLKVEGKEVKEFSEKEIRNFRKNLGMIFQHFSLLERKTVYENVALPMECWGYPKGKIEARVNELLKIVNLKEKKKSKPRELSGGQKQRVAIARALALEPNVLLCDEATSALDPRTTKSILKLLREINEKLGITIVVVTHQMEVVREVCNKVAILEKGEIAAEGYVEELFLHQPKALKSLLGEAEDELLPEEGTNIRIVFPKESSEGSVITSMARELDIDFSIVGGKLEKFRDDVLGALIINIDKDNINRVKNYLDSKKVVWEVITNDR
- a CDS encoding methionine ABC transporter permease translates to MTDNFPLFLQQILLPALKDTLYMVITSTILASIIGFVLAIILFVTDKDGLRPNRYIYKILDIVINILRSFPFIILIVAIIPFTRFIVGRSIGETAAIVPLTIASAPFIARIIESALKEVDKGLIEAAKSFGASNMQIIFKVVVKEAMPSIISGITLSIISIIGYSAMAGAVGANGLGKVAITYGYTRFDNKVMFYTVVVLIIVVQLIQTVGNVLYKKLK
- a CDS encoding MetQ/NlpA family ABC transporter substrate-binding protein; translated protein: MKLKKLIALSLTAIVALSLTACGSEEKAADDGNKTKIVVGASPVPHAEILEEAKSILKEKGYELEIKTFDDYVLPNTATEEGSLDANFFQHTPYLETFNEEQKTHLIAGAKIHIEPMGAYSSKIKDVSELKDGATISIPNDGSNGGRALKLLESKGLIELKDTEIPSVLDITENPKNLKIVEMQAEQLPVSLQDVDLSIINTNFAIQANLNPLKDALFIEGNDSPYANILVTKEGNENTEWFKALEEALTSDKIKSFIEEKYNGSIVPAF
- a CDS encoding ribonuclease H-like domain-containing protein produces the protein MLIRETVIPIDEINEELLLEVNGEKKLYKKSIYLDLEHYVYKVPICVGVFGIGYLDEENNEFRVVQYMLENRQDVRVVLHKGKELLEKLKKEFGKKYITTFSGNNDFTVIRYLFKKYKIDMDVNKEFASIDIQEEYKKAKNEIIGLKNLEKIFNIDRDSEVISGNTLAKTIGKMFHDEEYCYRIPKEKIDKILIYNEKDVYNLFLINTLWNKFIDK
- a CDS encoding stalk domain-containing protein, yielding MIFAVLVTLYLAIMLVSLYMFIVKTIRVSKYGKGVFKLNSKKCKKDIKARKEFIVPVAPFADGDKVYLPLTAVARLIGIKNITESEDYKLIIKFSGKNIKVDNDNIVTLSNGYNNKKKFSDVQVKNDHVMIESRILRDLFGVYVEIVDDNVILR
- a CDS encoding OmpA/MotB family protein yields the protein MRKIKDNKDIEFNYWPSFVDVMSTIALVCIFMMIIFTTLIYGKYSNLKNTYNKFDDIGKNRALLYEKVEQELKPQLGEYIVFDKSTGVIEINTEILFDVDSYELTDKGKELSRLLGDVLIKFLSNDQYRDKIESIEVIGHTDNTYTGEYNRFLSTDRAGAFVNEMLSGQDEDTYGKFFKASGMSKFSPKAGTVENQTVEEENLNRRIEVCINFNDKDIEESIKTFFSKEDK
- a CDS encoding D-alanyl-D-alanine carboxypeptidase family protein yields the protein MKIKSILLSVILVSATILNPIQAKANTIKYPEIESKYAITVDVDTGDVIYSKNAEEKAFPASITKLMTALILTENTSPTDTIEIEPYTLEQEPSALYEYTHLTIGQKLTAEEALNCILIASTNDIAETIATNIPTVSNGDTSQFIEMMNKKAKELNMKNTHFVTASGLDTNTSDHQTTAYDISLLAREAYKVPEILAASKIPSYVHDFGNGEVRLRNTNRFINGDYPDLTDSTCIASKTGFTDKAGRCLTSLFERNGRKMLGVVLFAPSSEASFTDMKSIIDYSYEAKKSIYSGNKFNSSDSVEFTTDASVGSIDVKYKVFKTFGPEKTKNVDLYIKDNVEIYNNDFNTKNTTVKYSIDADVFRKNNTDPIGSIIINEKENSIEIPVYSSVYRDTILTENESYYSWFRIIKWSIVILTIVVIISIISIVYLFKNKKRNRNKSKYIINKQTKFKR
- the ndk gene encoding nucleoside-diphosphate kinase; the encoded protein is MERTLALVKPDGVERCLIGEVIAHYERKGLHIADIKMVVPSRQLVEEHYKEHKGKDFFDELVDYLTGRSVVAMIVEGTNAVSVVRKVNGNKNPLEAELGSIRGKYAFETTKNLVHASDCIETAQREINLWFQ